In a genomic window of Colius striatus isolate bColStr4 chromosome 2, bColStr4.1.hap1, whole genome shotgun sequence:
- the TTLL2 gene encoding probable tubulin polyglutamylase TTLL2, translated as MMAGDYDTRDVLRPLVFRLHENAPAIVREVLLERGWTAFDKKEHGDADWNLYWRNSPFRMADHHNIKPWQRLNHYPEAVQITRKDYLARHLKRMKGAYGSALYEFSPMAFIMPNDYVKFLAEYSKGSQSVGRRPSYWICKPVGLSRGRGILIFQDIKDLVYDCTVIVQKYISNPLLISGYKMDLRLYVCVTSFSPLTIYIYEEGLVRFATEKFDLGSLDNIYAHLTNTSINKYGASYKKYKEGIGCGCKWTFSKFRSYLRIFGADDTVLWQKINNIVILTLLAVTPLPVASNCFELFGFDILIDDKFKPWLLEVNYNPALCLDCSIDDTVKRKLLHDIIELLNYKQVDTLRQNQVASIKAGRRQVPWSTAGESATKGTPGLLTCQNVAKCTSASSVQPALQAARGSIPKVATLTKKTARARPRKTLTSQLRERMNMPKMLPQAKVEAKSKQLPRPGCSPHKCAQLSRLLPTPDSWDCKSTTHPYFLSDKDQRPVPRIGDFVLIFPFNEAALQASKDGTDIKSIIKEINKLVSKQLPSKQQYTKKRVGVVV; from the coding sequence ATGATGGCAGGTGACTATGATACAAGAGATGTCTTGAGGCCGTTGGTGTTCCGTCTCCATGAGAATGCCCCTGCCATAGTCCGTGAGGTTTTACTGGAACGCGGCTGGACTGCATTTGACAAAAAGGAGCATGGTGATGCAGACTGGAACCTGTACTGGCGGAACTCACCTTTCCGCATGGCAGACCACCACAACATTAAACCGTGGCAGAGGCTCAACCACTACCCAGAGGCTGTCCAGATCACTAGAAAAGACTACTTGGCGAGGCATCTGAAACGCATGAAAGGAGCATATGGGTCAGCTCTGTATGAATTTAGTCCGATGGCATTCATCATGCCCAATGACTACGTCAAGTTTCTAGCAGAATACAGCAAGGGGAGCCAGTCAGTAGGCAGGAGACCTAGCTACTGGATTTGCAAGCCTGTTGGTCTCTCACGTGGAAGGGGCATACTCATTTTCCAGGACATTAAAGACTTAGTATATGACTGTACAGTCATTGTGCAGAAGTACATTAGCAACCCCTTGCTCATTTCAGGGTATAAAATGGACCTGCGCCTTTACGTGTGCGTCACCAGCTTTAGCCCCCTCACTATTTACATTTATGAGGAAGGTTTGGTGAGGTTTGCCACTGAAAAGTTTGACCTCGGCTCTCTGGACAACATCTATGCCCACCTAACAAACACGAGCATCAACAAATATGGAGCttcatataaaaaatataaagaaggGATTGGCTGTGGCTGCAAATGGACATTCAGCAAATTTCGTTCTTACCTTCGAATATTTGGGGCTGACGACACGGTCCTCTGGCAGAAGATCAACAACATAGTGATTCTCACCCTGCTTGCTGTAACCCCCTTACCAGTGGCTTCCAATTGCTTTGAGCTTTTTGGCTTTGACATCCTGATTGATGACAAATTCAAGCCATGGCTTTTAGAAGTCAACTACAACCCAGCCTTGTGTTTAGACTGTTCCATTGATGACACTGTGAAAAGAAAGCTTCTCCATGATATTATTGAACTGCTGAACTACAAGCAGGTTGACACTTTGAGGCAAAACCAAGTGGCCAGCATCAAGGCTGGCAGAAGACAGGTGCCCTGGAGCACAGCTGGTGAGAGTGCAACTAAGGGGACACCTGGCTTACTAACTTGTCAAAATGTGGCTAAATGTACTTCTGCTTCTTCTGTACAGCCTGCCCTACAGGCTGCAAGAGGATCAATTCCTAAGGTGGCTACCCTGACCAAGAAAACCGCCAGAGCACGTCCAAGAAAAACACTGACTTCCCAGCTGCGGGAAAGGATGAACATGCCAAAAATGCTTCCCCAAGCAAAAGTTGAAGCTAAAAGTAAACAACTCCCAAGACCTGGATGTTCCCCACACAAGTGTGCACAACTCAGCCGCTTGTTACCTACACCTGACTCCTGGGACTGCAAGTCAACCACGCACCCTTATTTCCTCTCTGATAAAGACCAAAGGCCTGTCCCCCGCATAGGAGATTTTGtccttatttttcctttcaatgaAGCTGCACTTCAAGCTTCCAAGGATGGGACAGATATAAAAAGcattataaaagaaataaacaaattagTAAGCAAACAGTTGCCATCAAAACAGCAGTACACAAAGAAAAGGGtaggtgttgtggtttaa
- the UNC93A gene encoding protein unc-93 homolog A, with amino-acid sequence MERNLKNVLVISFGFLFLFTAYGGLQSLQSSLHSEEGLGVASLSVIYAALILSSMFLPPILIKKLGCKWTIAGSMCCYITFSLGNFYPSWYTLIPTSVILGLGGALLWSAKCTYLTIAGNSYAEKAGKDGKDIINQYFGVFFLIFQSAGIWGNLISSLIFSQDSTKVEISEESLACCGAYDCMTDATNTTGSAEPSSSLIYIVLGIYTASGVLAVLLIVIFLDQIKSDQAETEKETLKTSSFWSTFLATFQHLKDKRQCLLIPLTMYSGFEQGFLSGDYTKTYVTCALGIHYVGYAMICFSAINSLCSLLFGKISQFTGRKLLFALATVTNTACIIALLLWKPHPKQFAVFFIFPALWGLADAIWQTQTNGLYGILFEKHKEAAFANYRLWESFGFVIAFGYSTKLQVYIKLYILLSVLVLSMVMYGMVEYLEAQSSAGTPTATKKAKVGPSIEETHI; translated from the exons ATGGAAAGGAATCTTAAGAATGTTTTGGTCATTTCTtttggatttttatttctcttcactgCTTATGGAGGACTCCAGAGCCTGCAG AGCAGTCTTCACTCAGAAGAAGGCCTGGGCGTTGCTTCCCTAAGTGTTATCTATGCTGCCCTCATCTTGTCGTCCATGTTCCTCCCTCCAATCCTCATCAAGAAGTTGGGCTGCAAGTGGACCATTGCAGGCTCTATGTGCTGCTACATCACCTTCTCCTTAGGGAATTTCTACCCTAGCTG GTACACACTAATCCCTACTTCTGTGATCCTGGGCTTAGGAGGAGCACTACTTTGGTCTGCCAAATGCACTTACCTCACCATTGCTGGCAATTCATATGctgagaaagcaggaaaagatggGAAAGACATTATCAACCAATACTTTGGGgtcttctttctgatatttcAGTCTGCTGGCATCTGGGGAAATCTTATCTCATCCTTGATATTTAGTCAAGATTCCACCAAAG TGGAAATCTCAGAAGAAAGCCTGGCATGCTGCGGAGCATATGATTGCATGACTGATGCCACTAACACCACTGGGTCAGCAGAACCATCCAGCTCCTTAATCTACATTGTGCTTGGGATCTACACTG ctAGTGGTGTGCTAGCTGTGTTGCTGATTGTTATATTTCTGGACCAGATCAAATCTGACCAAGCagagactgagaaagaaacactAAAGACATCATCCTTTTGGTCTACGTTCCTAGCAACTTTCCAGCATCTTAAAGATAAAAGACAGTGTCTTCTAATCCCTCTGACAATGTACAGTGGGTTTGAACAGGGATTTCTTTCTGGTGACTACACAAAG ACATATGTGACCTGTGCTCTGGGAATACACTATGTTGGTTATGCGATGATCTGCTTTTCAGCCATAAAttccctctgctctctgctcttCGGAAAGATCTCTCAGTTCACGGGTAGAAAACTTCTATTTGCATTAG CCACAGTTACAAACACTGCCTGCATAATAGCACTTCTCCTGTGGAAACCTCATCCTAAGCAGTTTGCTGTGTTTTTCATATTCCCTGCTCTTTGGGGCCTAGCTGATGCCATTTGGCAGACACAAACTAACG GACTCTATGGCATTTTATTTGAGAAACACAAGGAGGCTGCCTTTGCAAATTACCGTCTCTGGGAATCATTTGGATTTGTCATCGCTTTTGGTTATAGCACCAAATTGCAAGTCTACATCAAATTGTACATTTTACTATCTGTGCTTGTGCTATCTATGGTGATGTATGGAATGGTTGAATATCTTGAAGCTCAGAGCTCAGCTGGGACACCTACTGCTACAAAGAAGGCAAAAGTAGGACCCTCCATTGAGGAAACACACATATAA